One segment of Panicum virgatum strain AP13 chromosome 3K, P.virgatum_v5, whole genome shotgun sequence DNA contains the following:
- the LOC120700697 gene encoding E3 ubiquitin-protein ligase WAV3-like: MMKPVKYFKDDAALTADTVTAEVEINVTSSTTVREGLDLVAVLDVSGSMKGDRIESLKKAMTFVIMKLTPVDRLSIVTFSDGATRLSPLRSMTPAAQSDLRALVTGLQANGGTNIQAGLETGLAVIADRVNTKARTANVFLFSGGQQTSGDARQVDPGQVAIYTFGLGRDTDHQLMGDIAKKSPGGTFSSVPDGSRVSLPFSQLLAGLLTVVAQDVELTITPKMEYGDVDTIVVAPCAEYMLATDATTGVVTIKFGTLFAGEGRRVVMTLAFKDVSATFSEEYDAPIADAELSFAAQGRPRDRQIPQDIQIKRTPTPSQAPGASSSKARQVHVEVIRQARVLAGDGQLEDARRKLVEAQEALEINIVLDHEGEKLVNSLRDQLQQLIKLMDTEETFEARRRPYALASETSHGRRQRYAARGSDEDGVRLFATPRMDTYREQAKNFEEEGRAYALASETSHGRQRYAARGGDDDAVRLFATPRMDAYLEQAKKFEKDPTAAAPSPASDED; encoded by the coding sequence ATGATGAAGCCGGTGAAGTACTTCAAGGATGATGCAGCGCTGACGGCGGACACGGTGACGGCAGAGGTGGAGATCAACGTCACATCCTCCACCACCGTGAGGGAGGGGCTGGACCTGGTGGCCGTGCTCGACGTCAGCGGCAGCATGAAAGGGGACAGGATCGAGAGCCTGAAGAAAGCCATGACGTTCGTGATCATGAAGCTCACCCCCGTGGACCGCCTCTCCATCGTCACCTTCTCCGACGGCGCCACCAGGCTGAGCCCGCTGCGCTCCATGACCCCGGCTGCCCAGAGCGACCTCAGGGCTCTCGTCACCGGCCTGCAGGCCAACGGTGGGACCAACATCCAGGCAGGCCTCGAGACTGGGCTGGCTGTGATCGCCGACCGCGTCAACACCAAGGCCCGCACGGCCAACGTCTTCCTCTTCTCCGGCGGGCAGCAAACCTCCGGCGACGCCAGGCAGGTCGACCCTGGCCAGGTGGCGATCTATACGTTCGGTCTTGGCAGGGATACGGACCACCAGCTGATGGGCGACATCGCCAAGAAATCGCCGGGCGGGACCTTCAGTTCCGTGCCTGACGGGTCGCGGGTGAGCCTCCCGTTCTCGCAGCTGCTAGCTGGCCTCCTCACCGTGGTCGcccaggatgtggagctcaccatCACGCCCAAGATGGAGTACGGCGACGTGGACACCATAGTGGTGGCCCCTTGCGCCGAGTACATGCTTGCCACCGATGCCACCACCGGTGTGGTCACCATCAAGTTCGGCACCCTCTTCGCCGGAGAAGGACGCAGGGTCGTGATGACCCTCGCGTTCAAGGACGTGAGCGCCACCTTCAGTGAGGAGTACGACGCACCCATAGCCGACGCCGAGCTCAGCTTCGCCGCCCAGGGGAGGCCGCGAGACCGTCAAATCCCGCAGGACATCCAGATAAAGCGCACCCCCACCCCATCTCAGGCTCCTGGTGCGAGCAGCAGCAAAGCGCGGCAGGTGCATGTTGAGGTTATCAGGCAGGCGAGGGTGCTGGCGGGCGATGGTCAGTTGGAGGACGCCCGGCGCAAGCTGGTGGAGGCACAGGAGGCGTTGGAGATAAACATCGTGCTGGATCATGAAGGTGAGAAGCTTGTGAACTCACTCCGAGATCAGCTGCAGCAGCTGATCAAGCTCATGGATACGGAGGAGACGTTCGAGGCGCGGCGCCGCCCCTACGCCCTTGCCTCCGAGACCTCCCACGGCCGTCGTCAGCGCTACGCCGCCAGGGGCAGCGATGAAGACGGCGTCCGCCTCTTCGCCACGCCGCGCATGGACACCTACCGCGAGCAAGCTAAGAATTTCGAGGAGGAGGGCCGCGCCTACGCCCTTGCCTCCGAGACCTCCCACGGCCGTCAGCGCTACGCCGCCAGGGGCGGCGATGATGACGCCGTCCGCCTCTTCGCCACGCCGCGCATGGACGCCTACCTCGAGCAAGccaagaagtttgagaaggaccccacggcggcggcgccctcccccGCCTCCGACGAGGATTGA
- the LOC120696904 gene encoding E3 ubiquitin-protein ligase WAV3-like, with the protein MAFTDDEKPASTTNTGRTKGLVTIKPVKYFKEDAALTADTVTAEVEINATSSTAVREGLDLVAVLDVGGGMAGERIDSMKKAMAFVIMKLTPVDRLSIVTFSDGATRLSPLRSMTPAAQNDLKALIDGLRASGGTNINIQAGLDTGLDVIAGRVNTTARTASIFLMSDGHPTSGDARQVVVPAQVAIYTFGFGSGTDHQLMSDIARKSPGGTFSNLPDGSMVSLALSQLLGGLLTVVAQDVALTITPKTEEGDVDTVQVFPGTDYTQDTDADTGVITIKFATLFAGEGRRVVITLALKDVTATSSEEYDAPLAEAQHSFTAQARPRDPQAPQDIQIKRTPSPSQAPGASVKARQVQAEITRRQHADAIRQARLLADAGGLDEARYKLEDAHNALDDIVLDDGEKLAAALRTELLRLIALLDTPELYRAQGQPYALASETSHGRQRYAARDGDVDGGVRLFATPRMDTYLEHAKNFEKDPNAPVPSADEDAKKEIIANPLSAISTELAYYLRKAIEALQAIETIVAPST; encoded by the exons ATGGCATTCACCGATGATGAGAAGCCTGCTTCTACTACCAATACTG GAAGAACCAAGGGTCTGGTGACGATCAAGCCGGTGAAATACTTCAAGGAGGATGCAGCGCTGACGGCGGACACGGTGACGGCGGAGGTGGAGATcaacgccacctcctccaccgccgtcaGGGAGGGGCTGGACCTAGTGGCCGTGCTCGACGTGGGCGGCGGCATGGCTGGGGAGAGGATTGACAGCATGAAGAAGGCCATGGCGTTCGTGATCATGAAGCTCACCCCCGTTGACCGCCTCTCCATCGTCACCTTCTCCGACGGCGCCACCAGGCTCAGCCCGCTGCGCTCCATGACACCAGCTGCCCAGAACGACCTCAAGGCTCTCATCGATGGCCTCCGGGCCAGCGGTGGAACCAACATCAATATCCAGGCAGGCCTCGATACCGGGCTGGATGTGATCGCTGGCCGCGTCAACACCACTGCCCGTACTGCCAGCATCTTCCTCATGTCCGATGGGCATCCGACCTCCGGCGATGCCAGGCAGGTCGTCGTCCCGGCCCAGGTGGCCATCTACACGTTCGGTTTCGGCAGTGGTACGGACCACCAGCTGATGAGCGACATCGCCAGGAAATCACCGGGCGGGACCTTCAGCAACCTGCCCGATGGGTCCATGGTGAGCCTGGCCTTATCCCAGCTGCTTGGTGGCCTCCTCACCGTGGTGGCGCAGGACGTGGCGCTCACAATTACGCCCAAGACGGAGGAGGGCGACGTGGACACTGTACAGGTGTTCCCCGGCACCGACTACACTCAGGACACCGATGCCGACACCGGTGTGATCACCATCAAGTTCGCCACCCTCTTCGCCGGAGAAGGGCGCAGGGTCGTCATCACCCTCGCGCTCAAGGACGTGACCGCCACGTCCAGCGAGGAGTATGACGCGCCCTTAGCTGAGGCCCAGCACAGCTTCACCGCCCAGGCGAGACCGCGAGACCCCCAGGCCCCGCAGGACATCCAGATCAAGCGCACCCCGTCCCCATCTCAGGCGCCTGGTGCCAGCGTCAAGGCGCGGCAGGTGCAGGCCGAGATCACCCGGCGGCAGCACGCCGACGCCATACGGCAGGCGAGGTTGCTCGCGGACGCCGGCGGGCTCGACGAGGCGCGGTACAAGCTGGAGGACGCGCATAACGCGCTGGATGACATCGTGCTGGACGACGGCGAGAAGCTGGCGGCCGCGCTCCGCACCGAGCTGCTGCGGCTCATCGCGCTCCTGGACACGCCGGAGCTCTACAGGGCGCAGGGCCAGCCCTACGCCCTCGCCTCCGAGACATCTCACGGCCGCCAGCGCTACGCCGCCAGGgacggcgacgtcgacggcggcgtgcgccTCTTCGCCACGCCGCGCATGGACACCTACCTCGAGCACGCCAAGAATTTTGAGAAGGACCCCAACGCGCCGGTGCCGTCCGCCGACGAGGATGCGAAGAAAGAGATAATTGCCAACCCGCTTAGCGCCATCTCCACCGAGCTCGCCTACTACCTCCGTAAAGCTATCGAGGCGCTGCAGGCCATTGAGACGATCGTCGCGCCAAGCACCTAG
- the LOC120696905 gene encoding uncharacterized protein LOC120696905 produces the protein MPAGLGEPSSRICRSTTLVKVQPFTGAGAVPCTQTRRKFPVLVRVTAAAAAAEESSVVGVDIVAVLDVGGGGGDKLQRITNAMKVVIRRLGPDDRLSIVSFDTDVRRLTELTRMCDQGPSAARNVVMGLSTNGAANTGPRAAPAALDEGAKILRERRHDEKSGRVGCIVFLSDSVDTQILGASISSDFPVHALALGADHDPKAMKHIAVETSGTYSFANNDMGKVKDACALFTSVPATSVDITLRTHEGALISSDEKSSDGGRSAVIRIDNMYAGEKKNFIVYLALQATEEGEQKLLTIGGRYQNVSESKNLADTVVSVMRPEEKYSVGNNVPRWAEAIARIKLFFARIKLFFMGISICGLVPQPSTATTQAITSKLQQIWQHFCKSTEGKFKNALQTMENLNQNMKRGINKVPGLPLPYKFSWPRSRNWQRASATTSNEPRSPETAGDFQTLQQETEDIVQVRDGNHGNTTTTTCWGKIRAWGRNLHPCSRLLPVRGVAVVLFLALLLLMLLYSGLQGTSMTKSIVLLQYPMFLFPSNYYAALHANEAKVPELQDPAWKNGQQGQEVTDESSSPGQRRRDHADDATKVISPVVISDNKCGEGHGCDRDTYRESDLVAKILNIIITGVQEKEMELKSLLVEAQYDHVISALVAKILNIIITDVQEKEMELKSLLVEAQYDHE, from the exons ATGCCGGCGGGCCTTGGGGAACCAAGCTCGCGAATCTGCCGCAGCACCACTTTG GTGAAGGTGCAGCCGTTCACGGGAGCCGGGGCGGTGCCATGCACCCAAACGCGCAGGAAATTCCCGGTCCTGGTGCGGgtcacggccgcggcggccgcggcggaggagagcTCCGTCGTCGGCGTGGACATCGTCGCGGTGCttgacgtcggcggcggcggcggggacaagCTGCAGCGCATCACGAACGCTATGAAGGTCGTCATCAGAAGGCTCGGCCCTGACGACCGGCTCTCCATCGTGTCCTTCGACACCGACGTGCGCCGCCTGACGGAGCTCACCCGCATGTgtgaccaaggcccaagcgcCGCTAGGAACGTGGTCATGGGGCTGTCCACAAATGGTGCGGCGAACACGGGCCCTAGGGCGGCACCGGCTGCTCTAGACGAGGGAGCAAAG ATTCTAAGGGAGCGTCGTCATGATGAGAAGAGCGGCCGTGTAGGCTGCATCGTGTTCCTGTCAGACAGTGTGGACACCCAGATCTTGGGCGCGTCTATTAGCAGCGACTTCCCAGTACACGCCTTGGCCTTGGGCGCCGACCACGACCCCAAGGCCATGAAGCACATCGCCGTCGAGACCTCCGGCACCTACTCCTTCGCCAACAACGACATGGGCAAGGTCAAGGACGCCTGCGCGCTATTCACGTCCGTCCCGGCTACATCCGTGGATATCACCCTCAGGACTCACGAGGGTGCTCTCATATCGTCCGACGAGAAGAGCTCCGACGGCGGGCGGTCCGCCGTGATCCGCATCGACAACATGTATGCCGGCGAGAAGAAGAACTTCATCGTCTACCTGGCACTGCAAGCCACGGAAGAGGGGGAGCAGAAGCTCCTGACTATCGGCGGCCGGTATCAGAACGTTAGTGAGAGCAAGAACCTTGCTGACACTGTTGTTTCGGTGATGCGGCCAGAAGAGAAATACTCCGTCGGCAATAATGTCCCTCGTTGGGCGGAAGCGATCGCACGAATCAAGTTGTTCTTCGCACGAATCAAGCTGTTCTTCATGGGTATCTCTATCTGTGGCTTAGTGCCACAGCCGAGCACGGCGACGACGCAAGCGATCACTTCCAAGTTGCAACAAATATGGCAGCATTTCTGCAAATCAACGGAGGGCAAATTTAAAAACGCTCTTCAAACCATGGAAAACTTGAACCAAAATATGAAGAGGGGCATCAACAAGGTGCCAGGGCTGCCGCTGCCTTACAAATTTTCATGGCCAAGGAGCCGAAACTGGCAGCGTGCAAGTGCAACCACCTCGAACGAACCCAGATCTCCCGAGACTGCTGGTGATTTCCAGACCCTACAGCAAGAAACAGAAGACATTGTCCAAGTTCGGGATGGAAACCATGGCaacaccaccactaccacatgCTGGGGAAAAATCAGAGCTTGGGGAAGAAACCTGCACCCCTGCTCTCGTTTGCTCCCGGTCCGGGGTGTTGCCGTAGTACTTTTCCTGGCCTTGCTCCTTCTGATGTTGCTCTACTCTGGGCTTCAAGGAACCTCCATGACAAAGAGCATAGTGCTGCTGCAGTATCCAATGTTTTTATTCCCGAGCAACTATTATGCTGCTTTGCATGCAAACGAGGCCAAAGTTCCCGAACTGCAGGATCCCGCATGGAAGAACGGCCAGCAGGGACAGGAGGTGACTGATGAGAGCTCATCGCCAGGACAAAGGCGCAGAGACCATGCTGATGATGCTACCAAGGTAATTTCTCCAGTTGTGATCTCAGACAACAAATGCGGTGAAGGCCATGGCTGTGACCGTGATACATATAGGGAAAGTGATTTGGTTGCCAAGATCTTGAACATTATCATCACCGGTGTTCAGGAGAAGGAAATGGAGTTGAAGTCTCTTCTAGTTGAAGCTCAGTATGATCATGTTATAAGTGCTTTGGTTGCCAAGATCTTGAACATTATCATCACCGATGTTCAGGAGAAGGAAATGGAGTTGAAGTCTCTTCTAGTTGAAGCTCAGTATGATCATGAATAA
- the LOC120696906 gene encoding GDP-L-galactose phosphorylase 2-like, with product MEMKLTIRRVPTVVSNYQEDADKPRAGCGRNCLGHCCLPVSKLPLYAFKANPAKPAQEDAASTKSLVNILLAEWEDRMARGLFRYDVTACKTKVIPGNLGFVAQLNEGRHLKKRPTEFRVDRVLQPFDPAKFNFTKVGQEEVLFQFENGAGDDSYFLNNAPITAADRAPNVVAINVSPIEYGHVLLIPHVLDRLPQKIDPESFLLALQMAAEAASPYFRLGYNSLGAFATINHLHFQAYYLSVPFPVEKAATHKIPLSEDTRKSGVTVSKLINYPVRGLVFEAGNTLNDLANAVSSACIWLQDNNVPYNVLISDCGKRIFLFPQCYAEKQALGEVSQELLDTQVNPAVWEISGHIVLKRRNDYEEASETSAWKLLAEVSLSEERFEEVKAYIFTAAGLVQADEEEVSEGEEATYTPVPVAPLPVAEGCLVLQ from the exons atggagATGAAGCTCACCATCAGGAGGGTGCCCACCGTCGTCTCCAACTACCAGGAGGACGCCGACAAGCCCCGAGCCGGATGCGGGAGGAACTGCCTCGGCCACTGCTGCCTGCCTG TTTCCAAGCTTCCCCTCTATGCTTTCAAGGCAAATCCGGCAAAACCTGCACAGGAGGATGCTGCTTCAACTAAGTCCCTTGTCAATATCCTTCTAGCTGAG TGGGAGGACAGGATGGCCCGGGGCTTATTCCGCTATGATGTCACTGCCTGCAAGACCAAAGTCATCCCTGGCAACCTTGGGTTTGTTGCACAACTGAATGAAGGGCGCCACCTTAAGAAGCGCCCTACTGAGTTCCGTGTCGACCGTGTGCTTCAGCCATTTGACCCTGCCAAGTTCAACTTCACCAAAGTTGGCCAGGAAGAGGTGCTCTTCCAATTTGAGAATGGTGCTGGGGATGACAGCTACTTCCTGAATAATGCTCCAATCACTGCTGCTGATCGTGCACCAAATGTTGTTGCTATCAAT GTGAGCCCAATTGAATATGGACACGTGCTTCTCATTCCCCATGTTCTGGACCGCCTGCCTCAGAAGATTGATCCAGAGAGCTTCTTGCTTGCGCTGCAGATGGCAGCAGAGGCAGCCAGTCCATACTTCAGGCTTGGTTACAATAGTTTAGGTGCCTTCGCTACCATCAATCACCTCCACTTTCAG GCATACTACTTGTCAGTGCCTTTCCCTGTCGAGAAGGCAGCTACCCACAAGATCCCTCTTTCTGAAGACACAAGGAAGAGTGGGGTGACTGTGTCCAAGCTGATAAATTATCCTGTGAGAGGCCTGGTATTTGAGGCAGGGAACACACTGAACGACCTGGCAAATGCGGTTTCCAGTGCTTGCATTTGGCTGCAGGACAACAATGTGCCTTACAATGTGCTTATTTCAGACTGTGGCAAGAGGATCTTCCTCTTCCCCCAG TGCTACGCTGAGAAGCAGGCTCTAGGCGAAGTGAGCCAAGAGCTGCTGGACACCCAGGTGAATCCAGCTGTGTGGGAGATCAGTGGTCACATTGTGCTGAAGCGGAGGAATGACTATGAGGAGGCATCTGAAACCTCTGCGTGGAAGCTCCTTGCCGAGGTCTCCCTGTCTGAAGAACGCTTTGAGGAAGTGAAGGCTTACATCTTCACTGCTGCTGGTCTGGTTCAGGCCGATGAGGAGGAAGTCAGCGAGGGTGAGGAAGCAACCTACACGCCTGTCCCTGTTGCCCCTCTGCCTGTTGCAGAAGGCTGCCTCGTCCTCCAGTGA